TATTAATAAACTCTTTGAACTTCTTCATTCCAAAAGAAGCGTTATTTGTAGATGCTACAATAATGCCGTTCTTTTCGGTAATCGCTAATGTATCTTGAATTAAAGCTGGATAATCCTTTGCTGTACTAAACGTATGCTTTTTTGAGCGAGCAAAGCTCGGCGGATCCAGGACAACGAAATCAAATTTCAGTTCTTTCCGTTTTGCGTATTTAAAATAATCGAACACATCCATCACGATAATATCCTGTTGTTCGTAATCAATACCATTTACAGCAAACTGCTCAATTGTTTTACTTTTACTACGCCCTGCAAGATCTACACTAGTGGTTTTTGCAGCACCACCAAGTGCGGCCGCGACGGAAAATGCTCCTGTATAGGAAAACGTATTTAAGACATTTTTTCCTTTTGCATACTTATCGCGAATTGCTTTTCGCACACCGCGTTGGTCAAGGAAGATTCCCACCATTGCACCATCATTCAGATGAACCGCATAGTTTATACCATTCTCCTTAACGATAATTGGAAACTCTCCCCGTTCCCCTTTTACGAAGTCATCATCATCGAGGTATTGTCCCTTTGTGTCAAAGCGCTTCTTTTCATAAATCGCTTTATAATCGACGAGCTCATCAAGCACACGAATAACCTTGTCTTTAAAGGAGTAGATCCCTTTACTGTACCAGCTGATTACATAATACCCAGCAAAATAATCAATTGTTAAACCGCCAATACCATCGCCTTCTCCATTAAAGACACGAAATGCATTCGTATTCTCGTCGTTATAATAGGACTGTCTTTTATTAAATGCAGTTCGTATTTTATGCTTAAAAAAGACGGTATCAATTTTTTCATTTTCATTAAAAGATAGTATCCATCCCAGACCTTTGTTTTGCTTGCCATAGTATCCCTTTGCAAAAAACTGTCCATGCTGGTCCACTAAATGAACAATTTTTCCTTCCTCAGACAAAGTCCCTGGATTTGTGATTGCATCTTTCAAAATTAACGGAAATTTATTTTTATAGTGTTTAGTAAAATCTGGTTTTATTTTCAATTCCACAATATTAGCCATATTTTCATCCTATTCCATTTTTACACATTATCGCATGTGACCTGTAATTAACGCAAGCTGTCGGATAAAAAGCTAGGATTGCTCCACTAATTCAAGACGAAAATCTCCTACGGCATCAGCTTCATATAAATTTGTAATGGATGTAGCATAATTATAAATCGTAGCTCGAAATTCAAGATTCTCTTCAGGAATCTGAACTATAAAATCATTTTTATAGAGCAAAGTAGTTATATCATGATATTCCTCACTAGTCACTTTAAAATCAAAGCTCACTTTTCGATTTCCGCTTGGCTGTTTTTCCATATGAAATTGCAGTCCATCAATTTCATATCCATTTATAATCACTTTTCGTTTCATGCGCCTCACTCCCTTTTATGAAAAGTTTATCAATTTTATCGCCAACTGTTTACTAAAAGAACTTATTTGTTTAATTCCAAACCTTTAGGGTAATAGTTTAATGAAAGGGTGATTTTGATGGAACATTTTGATGCAATTATTATCGGCTTTGGTAAAGGTGGTAAAACGTTAGCAGCATCCCTTGCTAAGGCTGGAAAGCAAGTTGCTATGATAGAGCAATCTGCTGAACAATATGGTGGCACATGTATTAACATTGCCTGTATCCCAACAAAATCGCTTGCTTTTCAATCCGAACAGCAAGCAAAGTCCGGCGAATCCAAAGAGGACTATTACCAAGAAGCAATACAGGAAAAGGATCAGTTAACCTCTACTTTAAGAGAGAATAATTTTAAGATGCTTGATGATCAGGAAACAGTTACAGTATATACCGCAAAAGCTACGTTTATCGATGATAAAAAAATCAGGCTTAGATCAGATTCTGAATCTCTTGAGCTAACTGCGGATAATTTTTTTATAAACACCGGCTCATCTCCAATCATTCCACCGCTTGATGGGATTGATGATACAGAAAATGTCTATACTTCTACAACACTCCAAGAGCGTCATGAACTGCCCGAAAAACTTGTTATCATCGGTGGTGGGTATATTGGTTTAGAATTTGCTTCGATGTATGCAAACTTCGGTTCAAAGGTTACTGTAATTGACAGCTCTGAGGAATTCTTGCCGAATGATGATCGTGATATTGCCGATAAAGTACAAAAGATATTTGAAGAAAAAGGAATTACCTTACAACTAGAAAGCAGGGTAAAATCTGTTAAGAATAAAGATGGCGGCGTTGCTGTCACTTATCAGAGGGGCGATACAGCAAAAGAGATAACTGGATCTGCCCTACTTGTTGCAACCGGCAGAAAGCCAAACACAGAAGGACTTGGGATAGAAAATACTTCCGTTCAAATGGATGATAAAGGAGCAATTATTACAGATGATTACCTGAAGACAAATGCCGATCATATTTGGGCATTAGGGGATGTTAATGGTGGTCCGCAGTTTACTTACATTTCATTAGATGATTTTCGTATTGTTCGTGATCAACTATTTGATGATGGCTCTTATTCAAAAAAACAACGAAAAAATATACCGTATTCCGTTTTCATTGAACCTGTTCTGTCCCATGTAGGTTTAAATGAAAAGACAGCTAAAGAAGAGGGTATTAACTATAGAGCAGCATCTATTCCTGCAGCAGGTGTTCCTTATGCTCGTATTGTCAAACAAACAGACGGACTTTTGAAGGCTCTTATTGACCCGGACACAGATGAAATCTTAGGGTGTACTTTATTTTGCGCAGGTTCACACGAATTAATCAATACCGTGAGAATTGCCATGGAGGCTAAATTACCATACACACGATTAAAGGATAATATTTTCACACATCCATCCATGAGTGAAGCATTGAATAACTTGTTTTCAAGCTTTGACTAATGTATATCGGGGGCTTTTTAGAGCCCTTTTTATTTTGCAATTAATCAAAAGAAAGACCCATCTTCTGCCGAAATAAAAACAGAGTTTTATCTCAGATTAATGGTAATAATTTCATTACAGCTTCACCGCTATATGGTATGATGATGGTGATAACTATTAGAATAATTTTTAATGAATTACATACAGACTCAACAGAAGGCGAGTGGAAATCTATATTGAAAAAAAATCCATCATTAATTAAATTCAGTGATACAGATAGTGTAACGATTCCCCATTACTATGACTATGCAGTTGCAATCGACAAAGTAAAAGAGTTATTCATTGAAAAACTTGGCTTTGAATTAAAGCTTTATGAAGCCGAAGAAGGACTTGAAATAGATGACACAATTGAACAAATCCTTTCCCGAAATGAGACCGATATTGAGCTTTTAGCAAGTGTCTATGATGCTATCGGTACGTCTGCTATTACATATAACGATACAGAAAAATACATGATTAAACCGTCTCTCACAAATAATATTTTTTATTTTCCAAACTATGAGGTTGCTATCGTCAAAATACCTATCTATCAAAGTCATATGGAATATGAAAGGGAATTCACCTTCGCAAGGAACGATGATGCTTTACTAAGCTTCCTTAACTTCATCACTGAAAAGCAAAGGGAATTTATGCTTGATGGTATTAATGTGCTCACCGATACAGAGGATGGCTTAGAGCGTTCACGAGAACAAATTACCTATCAAATTAAACGAGAAGACATCCTTTTAGAGGAAGATGTAAAAACAGATATTTATCGTTCCATCGATGAATTTTTCTTAAAGAGCGGATCATTTTTCAAAACCTATAACATCCCATATAAACGTGGCATTCTATTATATGGCTCTCCTGGAAATGGCAAAACAACACTTGTCAAATCCATCGCAGGTAGTGTTGCCGCTCCAG
This region of Oceanobacillus sp. FSL K6-2867 genomic DNA includes:
- a CDS encoding DUF3219 family protein, with protein sequence MKRKVIINGYEIDGLQFHMEKQPSGNRKVSFDFKVTSEEYHDITTLLYKNDFIVQIPEENLEFRATIYNYATSITNLYEADAVGDFRLELVEQS
- a CDS encoding FAD-dependent oxidoreductase; the encoded protein is MEHFDAIIIGFGKGGKTLAASLAKAGKQVAMIEQSAEQYGGTCINIACIPTKSLAFQSEQQAKSGESKEDYYQEAIQEKDQLTSTLRENNFKMLDDQETVTVYTAKATFIDDKKIRLRSDSESLELTADNFFINTGSSPIIPPLDGIDDTENVYTSTTLQERHELPEKLVIIGGGYIGLEFASMYANFGSKVTVIDSSEEFLPNDDRDIADKVQKIFEEKGITLQLESRVKSVKNKDGGVAVTYQRGDTAKEITGSALLVATGRKPNTEGLGIENTSVQMDDKGAIITDDYLKTNADHIWALGDVNGGPQFTYISLDDFRIVRDQLFDDGSYSKKQRKNIPYSVFIEPVLSHVGLNEKTAKEEGINYRAASIPAAGVPYARIVKQTDGLLKALIDPDTDEILGCTLFCAGSHELINTVRIAMEAKLPYTRLKDNIFTHPSMSEALNNLFSSFD
- a CDS encoding class I SAM-dependent rRNA methyltransferase, producing MANIVELKIKPDFTKHYKNKFPLILKDAITNPGTLSEEGKIVHLVDQHGQFFAKGYYGKQNKGLGWILSFNENEKIDTVFFKHKIRTAFNKRQSYYNDENTNAFRVFNGEGDGIGGLTIDYFAGYYVISWYSKGIYSFKDKVIRVLDELVDYKAIYEKKRFDTKGQYLDDDDFVKGERGEFPIIVKENGINYAVHLNDGAMVGIFLDQRGVRKAIRDKYAKGKNVLNTFSYTGAFSVAAALGGAAKTTSVDLAGRSKSKTIEQFAVNGIDYEQQDIIVMDVFDYFKYAKRKELKFDFVVLDPPSFARSKKHTFSTAKDYPALIQDTLAITEKNGIIVASTNNASFGMKKFKEFINKGFNGMKYKVLEEFSLPADFQVNRNFNQGNYLKVVVVQKLS
- a CDS encoding AAA family ATPase; amino-acid sequence: MKKNPSLIKFSDTDSVTIPHYYDYAVAIDKVKELFIEKLGFELKLYEAEEGLEIDDTIEQILSRNETDIELLASVYDAIGTSAITYNDTEKYMIKPSLTNNIFYFPNYEVAIVKIPIYQSHMEYEREFTFARNDDALLSFLNFITEKQREFMLDGINVLTDTEDGLERSREQITYQIKREDILLEEDVKTDIYRSIDEFFLKSGSFFKTYNIPYKRGILLYGSPGNGKTTLVKSIAGSVAAPVVYWQITEYTSSYSIKEVFSTVTKMAPMILIIEDIDSMPEEARSVFLNTLDGATSKEGIFLIGTTNYPEKIDPALINRAGRFDRAYEIKQPDEPLRNEYLHKKGLTQFLDGTTINELAKQTKGLSIAQLNELYMSIALQWHYEQQVNVEKIVKDLQENQRRTIRQDWETVEYAGRLGF